The following proteins come from a genomic window of Acidobacteriota bacterium:
- the trpE gene encoding anthranilate synthase component I — protein MLRPQLKEFQDLARTATLVPVVKTVMADLLTPVSAFLGISAGEQEAFLLESVEGGERIARYTFLGVRPYMVLESRGEQVSIRRGRSVERNKGKLFDVLSKLLREHQPAALPDLPPFNCGAVGFIAYDAVRQLEKLPEEARDDLQAPDAFLMFFDRVLAFDHLRKQIHIIAVANVRDEQPKQAYERAVKDIAGLERKLARGVSRPRARPRKESYKLKETTGRSTFLKSILKAKEYIRAGDAFQIVLSQRMELEPGVPAFEIYRALRMINPSPYLYFLQARNFQVLGSSPEMLVRVSGHKLEYRPIAGTRPRSPDLEEDRRWEQELREDEKERAEHVMLVDLGRNDLGRVSEYGSVQVKDFMFVERYSHVMHLVSAIESKLRPELHAIDAFAAAFPAGTLSGAPKVRAMEIIEELEPVRRGIYGGAILYADFAGNLDSCIAIRTMFMQGRRAYVQAGAGIVADSVPETEYQECLNKAKALLRAVGMARNYE, from the coding sequence ATGCTCCGACCGCAACTCAAAGAGTTCCAGGACCTCGCCCGGACAGCGACTCTCGTCCCTGTCGTCAAGACAGTAATGGCCGATCTGCTCACGCCGGTCTCTGCCTTTCTCGGCATTTCTGCCGGTGAGCAAGAGGCCTTTCTGCTGGAGTCGGTAGAAGGCGGTGAACGCATCGCACGCTACACATTTCTCGGTGTTCGTCCCTACATGGTTCTCGAAAGTCGCGGGGAGCAGGTCAGCATTCGGCGCGGGCGGAGTGTTGAGCGCAATAAAGGAAAACTATTCGACGTTCTATCCAAATTGCTCCGTGAACACCAGCCTGCTGCCTTGCCCGACTTACCGCCATTCAATTGCGGCGCTGTCGGCTTCATTGCCTATGATGCCGTGCGTCAGCTGGAGAAACTGCCGGAAGAGGCGCGAGACGATCTCCAGGCCCCCGACGCCTTTCTCATGTTCTTTGATCGCGTACTGGCGTTTGATCATCTGCGAAAGCAGATCCACATCATCGCAGTTGCTAACGTTCGGGATGAGCAGCCGAAGCAAGCATATGAACGTGCGGTAAAGGACATCGCCGGCCTGGAGCGGAAACTGGCGCGTGGAGTATCGCGGCCAAGAGCACGTCCGCGCAAAGAGAGCTATAAGCTTAAGGAAACCACAGGCCGCAGCACGTTCCTCAAGAGCATCCTGAAAGCCAAAGAGTATATTCGGGCCGGCGATGCCTTCCAGATCGTTCTTTCTCAACGCATGGAACTCGAGCCCGGCGTGCCAGCCTTCGAGATTTATCGCGCACTGCGGATGATTAATCCTTCCCCGTATCTGTATTTCCTGCAGGCGCGCAATTTCCAGGTACTCGGCTCCTCACCCGAGATGCTCGTTCGCGTAAGCGGCCACAAACTGGAATATCGTCCCATCGCGGGAACGCGGCCGCGCAGTCCTGATCTCGAGGAAGATCGTCGCTGGGAACAGGAGCTGCGCGAGGACGAGAAGGAACGTGCCGAGCACGTGATGCTTGTGGATCTTGGACGGAACGATCTTGGGCGGGTCAGCGAGTACGGCTCGGTCCAGGTAAAAGACTTCATGTTCGTCGAGCGCTATTCCCACGTCATGCATTTAGTCTCGGCGATTGAAAGCAAGCTCCGCCCGGAACTTCATGCCATCGACGCCTTCGCTGCTGCATTCCCAGCGGGCACACTCAGCGGCGCTCCCAAAGTGCGAGCAATGGAAATCATCGAAGAGCTCGAGCCCGTCCGGCGCGGCATTTACGGTGGAGCGATTCTCTATGCCGATTTCGCCGGCAATCTGGATTCATGCATTGCGATCCGCACGATGTTCATGCAGGGACGCCGCGCCTATGTGCAGGCTGGCGCCGGCATCGTAGCGGACTCCGTTCCCGAAACGGAATATCAGGAATGCTTGAACAAGGCTAAGGCCCTGCTGCGCGCGGTTGGGATGGCCAGGAATTACGAATGA